In one Grus americana isolate bGruAme1 chromosome 1, bGruAme1.mat, whole genome shotgun sequence genomic region, the following are encoded:
- the ZNF384 gene encoding zinc finger protein 384 isoform X6 — MPPMQARMEESHFNSSPYFWPAVPTVSGQIENTMFINKMKEQLLPTEKGCSLAPPHYPALLTVPTSVALPTGISMDSDTKPEQLTPHSQAPVTQNITVVPVQSAGLMTAGPGLVITSPSGSLVTTASSAQTFPISAPMIVSALPPGSQAALQVVPDLSKKGTTTLSEGGGGGGGGGVAPKPPRGRKKKRLQESGLPEMSDPFVLSNEDDEDQHKDGKTYSSSVSSGTNEAWFPAALSCVDSLMSNQGCRMCSLTFYSKSEMQIHSKSHTETKPHKCPHCSKSFANSSYLAQHIRIHSGAKPYTCSYCQKAFRQLSHLQQHTRIHSKLHTAIVKPHKCPHCSKSFANTSYLAQHLRIHSGAKPYTCRYCQKAFRQLSHLQQHTRIHTGDRPYKCAHPGCEKAFTQLSNLQSHRRQHNKDKPFKCHNCHRAYTDAASLEVHLATHTVKHAKVYTCSICSRAYTSETYLMKHMRKHNIPDPQQQVVQAQAQASQQQQHFQPQGGGAAGGPSGDTNQPNPPPQCSFDLTPYKTSEHHKDICLTVSTSAIQVEHLSSS, encoded by the exons ATGCCACCGATGCAAG CTAGGATGGAAGAATCTCATTTCAACTCCTCCCCGTACTTCTGGCCAGCAGTGCCCACCGTCTCGGGACAG ATTGAGAACACCATGTTTATTAACAAGATGAAGGAGCAGCTATTGCCCACAGAGAagggctgcagcctggctcccCCCCACTACCCTGCCTTGCTGACGGTACCCACCTCTGTGGCCCTACCCACTGGTATCTCCATGGACTCGGACACGAAACCGGAGCAGCTGACACCACACAGCCAAGCCCCTGTGACTCAGAACATCACCGTGGTACCAGTGCAGTCTGCTGGGCTCATGACAGCAG GTCCTGGTCTGGTGATAACTTCCCCATCAGGTTCCCTGGTGACCACAGCCTCCTCTGCCCAAACCTTTCCCATCTCGGCTCCTATGATTGTCTCTGCACTACCCCCTGGCTCCCAGGCAGCCCTCCAGGTGGTTCCTGACCTGTCCAAGAAAGGGACAACCACCCTCTCCGAaggtggtgggggtggtgggggtgggggagttGCCCCCAAACCACCCCGGGGCCGGAAGAAGAAGCGATTGCAGGAGTCGGGGCTGCCGGAGATGAGTGACCCCTTTGTGCTGTCAAACGAGGATGATGAGGACCAGCACAAGGATGGCAAGACATACAG tAGTTCCGTGAGCAGCGGAACTAATGAAGCCTGGTTTCCAGCGGCTCTCTCCTGTGTGGATTCTCTGATGTCTAATCAAGG GTGCCGGATGTGTTCGCTGACCTTCTACTCCAAGTCGGAGATGCAGATCCACTCCAAGTCCCATACGGAGACAAAGCCACACAAGTGTCCTCACTGCTCCAAGAGCTTCGCCAACAGCTCCTACCTGGCCCAGCACATTCGCATCCACTCAGGGGCCAAGCCCTACACGTGCAGCTACTGCCAGAAGGCCTTCCGCCAGCTttcccacctgcagcagcacacacG GATCCACTCCAAGCTCCACACGGCGATTGTCAAGCCGCACAAGTGTCCTCACTGCTCCAAGAGCTTCGCCAACACATCCTACCTGGCCCAGCACCTCCGCATCCACTCGGGGGCCAAGCCCTACACCTGCCGCTACTGCCAGAAGGCCTTCCGCCAGCTctcccacctgcagcagcacacacG TATCCACACTGGGGACCGACCCTACAAATGCGCTCACCCTGGGTGTGAAAAGGCTTTCACCCAGCTTTCCAACCTGCAG TCCCACAGACGGCAGCacaacaaagacaaacctttcAAGTGCCACAACTGCCACCGTGCGTACACGGATGCCGCCTCATTGGAGGTACACCTGGCTACGCACACGGTGAAACACGCCAAGGTCTACACCTGCTCCATCTGCAGCCGGGCCTACACCTCG GAGACGTACCTGATGAAGCACATGCGGAAACACAACATCCCTGACCCACAGCAGCAGGTGGTTCAGGCGCAAGCCCAGgcctctcagcagcagcagcacttccagccgcagggtgggggggcagcagggggcCCTTCTGGAGACACTAACCAACCCAACCCTCCCCCCCAGTGCTCCTTTGACCTGACCCCTTACAAGACTTCAGAGCATCACAAGGACATCTGCCTCACTGTCAGCACCAGCGCCATCCAAGTGGAGCACCTCTCCAGCTCCTAG
- the ZNF384 gene encoding zinc finger protein 384 isoform X10, with translation MSGSYRAIGRVTCRVLVKMEESHFNSSPYFWPAVPTVSGQIENTMFINKMKEQLLPTEKGCSLAPPHYPALLTVPTSVALPTGISMDSDTKPEQLTPHSQAPVTQNITVVPVQSAGLMTAGPGLVITSPSGSLVTTASSAQTFPISAPMIVSALPPGSQAALQVVPDLSKKGTTTLSEGGGGGGGGGVAPKPPRGRKKKRLQESGLPEMSDPFVLSNEDDEDQHKDGKTYRCRMCSLTFYSKSEMQIHSKSHTETKPHKCPHCSKSFANSSYLAQHIRIHSGAKPYTCSYCQKAFRQLSHLQQHTRIHTGDRPYKCAHPGCEKAFTQLSNLQSHRRQHNKDKPFKCHNCHRAYTDAASLEVHLATHTVKHAKVYTCSICSRAYTSETYLMKHMRKHNIPDPQQQVVQAQAQASQQQQHFQPQGGGAAGGPSGDTNQPNPPPQCSFDLTPYKTSEHHKDICLTVSTSAIQVEHLSSS, from the exons GATGGAAGAATCTCATTTCAACTCCTCCCCGTACTTCTGGCCAGCAGTGCCCACCGTCTCGGGACAG ATTGAGAACACCATGTTTATTAACAAGATGAAGGAGCAGCTATTGCCCACAGAGAagggctgcagcctggctcccCCCCACTACCCTGCCTTGCTGACGGTACCCACCTCTGTGGCCCTACCCACTGGTATCTCCATGGACTCGGACACGAAACCGGAGCAGCTGACACCACACAGCCAAGCCCCTGTGACTCAGAACATCACCGTGGTACCAGTGCAGTCTGCTGGGCTCATGACAGCAG GTCCTGGTCTGGTGATAACTTCCCCATCAGGTTCCCTGGTGACCACAGCCTCCTCTGCCCAAACCTTTCCCATCTCGGCTCCTATGATTGTCTCTGCACTACCCCCTGGCTCCCAGGCAGCCCTCCAGGTGGTTCCTGACCTGTCCAAGAAAGGGACAACCACCCTCTCCGAaggtggtgggggtggtgggggtgggggagttGCCCCCAAACCACCCCGGGGCCGGAAGAAGAAGCGATTGCAGGAGTCGGGGCTGCCGGAGATGAGTGACCCCTTTGTGCTGTCAAACGAGGATGATGAGGACCAGCACAAGGATGGCAAGACATACAG GTGCCGGATGTGTTCGCTGACCTTCTACTCCAAGTCGGAGATGCAGATCCACTCCAAGTCCCATACGGAGACAAAGCCACACAAGTGTCCTCACTGCTCCAAGAGCTTCGCCAACAGCTCCTACCTGGCCCAGCACATTCGCATCCACTCAGGGGCCAAGCCCTACACGTGCAGCTACTGCCAGAAGGCCTTCCGCCAGCTttcccacctgcagcagcacacacG TATCCACACTGGGGACCGACCCTACAAATGCGCTCACCCTGGGTGTGAAAAGGCTTTCACCCAGCTTTCCAACCTGCAG TCCCACAGACGGCAGCacaacaaagacaaacctttcAAGTGCCACAACTGCCACCGTGCGTACACGGATGCCGCCTCATTGGAGGTACACCTGGCTACGCACACGGTGAAACACGCCAAGGTCTACACCTGCTCCATCTGCAGCCGGGCCTACACCTCG GAGACGTACCTGATGAAGCACATGCGGAAACACAACATCCCTGACCCACAGCAGCAGGTGGTTCAGGCGCAAGCCCAGgcctctcagcagcagcagcacttccagccgcagggtgggggggcagcagggggcCCTTCTGGAGACACTAACCAACCCAACCCTCCCCCCCAGTGCTCCTTTGACCTGACCCCTTACAAGACTTCAGAGCATCACAAGGACATCTGCCTCACTGTCAGCACCAGCGCCATCCAAGTGGAGCACCTCTCCAGCTCCTAG
- the ZNF384 gene encoding zinc finger protein 384 isoform X4 translates to MSGSYRAIGRVTCRVLVKMEESHFNSSPYFWPAVPTVSGQIENTMFINKMKEQLLPTEKGCSLAPPHYPALLTVPTSVALPTGISMDSDTKPEQLTPHSQAPVTQNITVVPVQSAGLMTAGPGLVITSPSGSLVTTASSAQTFPISAPMIVSALPPGSQAALQVVPDLSKKGTTTLSEGGGGGGGGGVAPKPPRGRKKKRLQESGLPEMSDPFVLSNEDDEDQHKDGKTYSSSVSSGTNEAWFPAALSCVDSLMSNQGCRMCSLTFYSKSEMQIHSKSHTETKPHKCPHCSKSFANSSYLAQHIRIHSGAKPYTCSYCQKAFRQLSHLQQHTRIHSKLHTAIVKPHKCPHCSKSFANTSYLAQHLRIHSGAKPYTCRYCQKAFRQLSHLQQHTRIHTGDRPYKCAHPGCEKAFTQLSNLQSHRRQHNKDKPFKCHNCHRAYTDAASLEVHLATHTVKHAKVYTCSICSRAYTSETYLMKHMRKHNIPDPQQQVVQAQAQASQQQQHFQPQGGGAAGGPSGDTNQPNPPPQCSFDLTPYKTSEHHKDICLTVSTSAIQVEHLSSS, encoded by the exons GATGGAAGAATCTCATTTCAACTCCTCCCCGTACTTCTGGCCAGCAGTGCCCACCGTCTCGGGACAG ATTGAGAACACCATGTTTATTAACAAGATGAAGGAGCAGCTATTGCCCACAGAGAagggctgcagcctggctcccCCCCACTACCCTGCCTTGCTGACGGTACCCACCTCTGTGGCCCTACCCACTGGTATCTCCATGGACTCGGACACGAAACCGGAGCAGCTGACACCACACAGCCAAGCCCCTGTGACTCAGAACATCACCGTGGTACCAGTGCAGTCTGCTGGGCTCATGACAGCAG GTCCTGGTCTGGTGATAACTTCCCCATCAGGTTCCCTGGTGACCACAGCCTCCTCTGCCCAAACCTTTCCCATCTCGGCTCCTATGATTGTCTCTGCACTACCCCCTGGCTCCCAGGCAGCCCTCCAGGTGGTTCCTGACCTGTCCAAGAAAGGGACAACCACCCTCTCCGAaggtggtgggggtggtgggggtgggggagttGCCCCCAAACCACCCCGGGGCCGGAAGAAGAAGCGATTGCAGGAGTCGGGGCTGCCGGAGATGAGTGACCCCTTTGTGCTGTCAAACGAGGATGATGAGGACCAGCACAAGGATGGCAAGACATACAG tAGTTCCGTGAGCAGCGGAACTAATGAAGCCTGGTTTCCAGCGGCTCTCTCCTGTGTGGATTCTCTGATGTCTAATCAAGG GTGCCGGATGTGTTCGCTGACCTTCTACTCCAAGTCGGAGATGCAGATCCACTCCAAGTCCCATACGGAGACAAAGCCACACAAGTGTCCTCACTGCTCCAAGAGCTTCGCCAACAGCTCCTACCTGGCCCAGCACATTCGCATCCACTCAGGGGCCAAGCCCTACACGTGCAGCTACTGCCAGAAGGCCTTCCGCCAGCTttcccacctgcagcagcacacacG GATCCACTCCAAGCTCCACACGGCGATTGTCAAGCCGCACAAGTGTCCTCACTGCTCCAAGAGCTTCGCCAACACATCCTACCTGGCCCAGCACCTCCGCATCCACTCGGGGGCCAAGCCCTACACCTGCCGCTACTGCCAGAAGGCCTTCCGCCAGCTctcccacctgcagcagcacacacG TATCCACACTGGGGACCGACCCTACAAATGCGCTCACCCTGGGTGTGAAAAGGCTTTCACCCAGCTTTCCAACCTGCAG TCCCACAGACGGCAGCacaacaaagacaaacctttcAAGTGCCACAACTGCCACCGTGCGTACACGGATGCCGCCTCATTGGAGGTACACCTGGCTACGCACACGGTGAAACACGCCAAGGTCTACACCTGCTCCATCTGCAGCCGGGCCTACACCTCG GAGACGTACCTGATGAAGCACATGCGGAAACACAACATCCCTGACCCACAGCAGCAGGTGGTTCAGGCGCAAGCCCAGgcctctcagcagcagcagcacttccagccgcagggtgggggggcagcagggggcCCTTCTGGAGACACTAACCAACCCAACCCTCCCCCCCAGTGCTCCTTTGACCTGACCCCTTACAAGACTTCAGAGCATCACAAGGACATCTGCCTCACTGTCAGCACCAGCGCCATCCAAGTGGAGCACCTCTCCAGCTCCTAG
- the ZNF384 gene encoding zinc finger protein 384 isoform X9 yields MSGSYRAIGRVTCRVLVKMEESHFNSSPYFWPAVPTVSGQIENTMFINKMKEQLLPTEKGCSLAPPHYPALLTVPTSVALPTGISMDSDTKPEQLTPHSQAPVTQNITVVPVQSAGLMTAGPGLVITSPSGSLVTTASSAQTFPISAPMIVSALPPGSQAALQVVPDLSKKGTTTLSEGGGGGGGGGVAPKPPRGRKKKRLQESGLPEMSDPFVLSNEDDEDQHKDGKTYRCRMCSLTFYSKSEMQIHSKSHTETKPHKCPHCSKSFANSSYLAQHIRIHSGAKPYTCSYCQKAFRQLSHLQQHTRIHSKLHTAIVKPHKCPHCSKSFANTSYLAQHLRIHSGAKPYTCRYCQKAFRQLSHLQQHTRIHTGDRPYKCAHPGCEKAFTQLSNLQSHRRQHNKDKPFKCHNCHRAYTDAASLEVHLATHTVKHAKVYTCSICSRAYTSETYLMKHMRKHNIPDPQQQVVQAQAQASQQQQHFQPQGGGAAGGPSGDTNQPNPPPQCSFDLTPYKTSEHHKDICLTVSTSAIQVEHLSSS; encoded by the exons GATGGAAGAATCTCATTTCAACTCCTCCCCGTACTTCTGGCCAGCAGTGCCCACCGTCTCGGGACAG ATTGAGAACACCATGTTTATTAACAAGATGAAGGAGCAGCTATTGCCCACAGAGAagggctgcagcctggctcccCCCCACTACCCTGCCTTGCTGACGGTACCCACCTCTGTGGCCCTACCCACTGGTATCTCCATGGACTCGGACACGAAACCGGAGCAGCTGACACCACACAGCCAAGCCCCTGTGACTCAGAACATCACCGTGGTACCAGTGCAGTCTGCTGGGCTCATGACAGCAG GTCCTGGTCTGGTGATAACTTCCCCATCAGGTTCCCTGGTGACCACAGCCTCCTCTGCCCAAACCTTTCCCATCTCGGCTCCTATGATTGTCTCTGCACTACCCCCTGGCTCCCAGGCAGCCCTCCAGGTGGTTCCTGACCTGTCCAAGAAAGGGACAACCACCCTCTCCGAaggtggtgggggtggtgggggtgggggagttGCCCCCAAACCACCCCGGGGCCGGAAGAAGAAGCGATTGCAGGAGTCGGGGCTGCCGGAGATGAGTGACCCCTTTGTGCTGTCAAACGAGGATGATGAGGACCAGCACAAGGATGGCAAGACATACAG GTGCCGGATGTGTTCGCTGACCTTCTACTCCAAGTCGGAGATGCAGATCCACTCCAAGTCCCATACGGAGACAAAGCCACACAAGTGTCCTCACTGCTCCAAGAGCTTCGCCAACAGCTCCTACCTGGCCCAGCACATTCGCATCCACTCAGGGGCCAAGCCCTACACGTGCAGCTACTGCCAGAAGGCCTTCCGCCAGCTttcccacctgcagcagcacacacG GATCCACTCCAAGCTCCACACGGCGATTGTCAAGCCGCACAAGTGTCCTCACTGCTCCAAGAGCTTCGCCAACACATCCTACCTGGCCCAGCACCTCCGCATCCACTCGGGGGCCAAGCCCTACACCTGCCGCTACTGCCAGAAGGCCTTCCGCCAGCTctcccacctgcagcagcacacacG TATCCACACTGGGGACCGACCCTACAAATGCGCTCACCCTGGGTGTGAAAAGGCTTTCACCCAGCTTTCCAACCTGCAG TCCCACAGACGGCAGCacaacaaagacaaacctttcAAGTGCCACAACTGCCACCGTGCGTACACGGATGCCGCCTCATTGGAGGTACACCTGGCTACGCACACGGTGAAACACGCCAAGGTCTACACCTGCTCCATCTGCAGCCGGGCCTACACCTCG GAGACGTACCTGATGAAGCACATGCGGAAACACAACATCCCTGACCCACAGCAGCAGGTGGTTCAGGCGCAAGCCCAGgcctctcagcagcagcagcacttccagccgcagggtgggggggcagcagggggcCCTTCTGGAGACACTAACCAACCCAACCCTCCCCCCCAGTGCTCCTTTGACCTGACCCCTTACAAGACTTCAGAGCATCACAAGGACATCTGCCTCACTGTCAGCACCAGCGCCATCCAAGTGGAGCACCTCTCCAGCTCCTAG
- the ZNF384 gene encoding zinc finger protein 384 isoform X5, which translates to MSGSYRAIGRVTCRVLVKMEESHFNSSPYFWPAVPTVSGQIENTMFINKMKEQLLPTEKGCSLAPPHYPALLTVPTSVALPTGISMDSDTKPEQLTPHSQAPVTQNITVVPVQSAGLMTAGPGLVITSPSGSLVTTASSAQTFPISAPMIVSALPPGSQAALQVVPDLSKKGTTTLSEGGGGGGGGGVAPKPPRGRKKKRLQESGLPEMSDPFVLSNEDDEDQHKDGKTYSSVSSGTNEAWFPAALSCVDSLMSNQGCRMCSLTFYSKSEMQIHSKSHTETKPHKCPHCSKSFANSSYLAQHIRIHSGAKPYTCSYCQKAFRQLSHLQQHTRIHSKLHTAIVKPHKCPHCSKSFANTSYLAQHLRIHSGAKPYTCRYCQKAFRQLSHLQQHTRIHTGDRPYKCAHPGCEKAFTQLSNLQSHRRQHNKDKPFKCHNCHRAYTDAASLEVHLATHTVKHAKVYTCSICSRAYTSETYLMKHMRKHNIPDPQQQVVQAQAQASQQQQHFQPQGGGAAGGPSGDTNQPNPPPQCSFDLTPYKTSEHHKDICLTVSTSAIQVEHLSSS; encoded by the exons GATGGAAGAATCTCATTTCAACTCCTCCCCGTACTTCTGGCCAGCAGTGCCCACCGTCTCGGGACAG ATTGAGAACACCATGTTTATTAACAAGATGAAGGAGCAGCTATTGCCCACAGAGAagggctgcagcctggctcccCCCCACTACCCTGCCTTGCTGACGGTACCCACCTCTGTGGCCCTACCCACTGGTATCTCCATGGACTCGGACACGAAACCGGAGCAGCTGACACCACACAGCCAAGCCCCTGTGACTCAGAACATCACCGTGGTACCAGTGCAGTCTGCTGGGCTCATGACAGCAG GTCCTGGTCTGGTGATAACTTCCCCATCAGGTTCCCTGGTGACCACAGCCTCCTCTGCCCAAACCTTTCCCATCTCGGCTCCTATGATTGTCTCTGCACTACCCCCTGGCTCCCAGGCAGCCCTCCAGGTGGTTCCTGACCTGTCCAAGAAAGGGACAACCACCCTCTCCGAaggtggtgggggtggtgggggtgggggagttGCCCCCAAACCACCCCGGGGCCGGAAGAAGAAGCGATTGCAGGAGTCGGGGCTGCCGGAGATGAGTGACCCCTTTGTGCTGTCAAACGAGGATGATGAGGACCAGCACAAGGATGGCAAGACATACAG TTCCGTGAGCAGCGGAACTAATGAAGCCTGGTTTCCAGCGGCTCTCTCCTGTGTGGATTCTCTGATGTCTAATCAAGG GTGCCGGATGTGTTCGCTGACCTTCTACTCCAAGTCGGAGATGCAGATCCACTCCAAGTCCCATACGGAGACAAAGCCACACAAGTGTCCTCACTGCTCCAAGAGCTTCGCCAACAGCTCCTACCTGGCCCAGCACATTCGCATCCACTCAGGGGCCAAGCCCTACACGTGCAGCTACTGCCAGAAGGCCTTCCGCCAGCTttcccacctgcagcagcacacacG GATCCACTCCAAGCTCCACACGGCGATTGTCAAGCCGCACAAGTGTCCTCACTGCTCCAAGAGCTTCGCCAACACATCCTACCTGGCCCAGCACCTCCGCATCCACTCGGGGGCCAAGCCCTACACCTGCCGCTACTGCCAGAAGGCCTTCCGCCAGCTctcccacctgcagcagcacacacG TATCCACACTGGGGACCGACCCTACAAATGCGCTCACCCTGGGTGTGAAAAGGCTTTCACCCAGCTTTCCAACCTGCAG TCCCACAGACGGCAGCacaacaaagacaaacctttcAAGTGCCACAACTGCCACCGTGCGTACACGGATGCCGCCTCATTGGAGGTACACCTGGCTACGCACACGGTGAAACACGCCAAGGTCTACACCTGCTCCATCTGCAGCCGGGCCTACACCTCG GAGACGTACCTGATGAAGCACATGCGGAAACACAACATCCCTGACCCACAGCAGCAGGTGGTTCAGGCGCAAGCCCAGgcctctcagcagcagcagcacttccagccgcagggtgggggggcagcagggggcCCTTCTGGAGACACTAACCAACCCAACCCTCCCCCCCAGTGCTCCTTTGACCTGACCCCTTACAAGACTTCAGAGCATCACAAGGACATCTGCCTCACTGTCAGCACCAGCGCCATCCAAGTGGAGCACCTCTCCAGCTCCTAG
- the ZNF384 gene encoding zinc finger protein 384 isoform X7: MEESHFNSSPYFWPAVPTVSGQIENTMFINKMKEQLLPTEKGCSLAPPHYPALLTVPTSVALPTGISMDSDTKPEQLTPHSQAPVTQNITVVPVQSAGLMTAGPGLVITSPSGSLVTTASSAQTFPISAPMIVSALPPGSQAALQVVPDLSKKGTTTLSEGGGGGGGGGVAPKPPRGRKKKRLQESGLPEMSDPFVLSNEDDEDQHKDGKTYSSSVSSGTNEAWFPAALSCVDSLMSNQGCRMCSLTFYSKSEMQIHSKSHTETKPHKCPHCSKSFANSSYLAQHIRIHSGAKPYTCSYCQKAFRQLSHLQQHTRIHSKLHTAIVKPHKCPHCSKSFANTSYLAQHLRIHSGAKPYTCRYCQKAFRQLSHLQQHTRIHTGDRPYKCAHPGCEKAFTQLSNLQSHRRQHNKDKPFKCHNCHRAYTDAASLEVHLATHTVKHAKVYTCSICSRAYTSETYLMKHMRKHNIPDPQQQVVQAQAQASQQQQHFQPQGGGAAGGPSGDTNQPNPPPQCSFDLTPYKTSEHHKDICLTVSTSAIQVEHLSSS, from the exons ATGGAAGAATCTCATTTCAACTCCTCCCCGTACTTCTGGCCAGCAGTGCCCACCGTCTCGGGACAG ATTGAGAACACCATGTTTATTAACAAGATGAAGGAGCAGCTATTGCCCACAGAGAagggctgcagcctggctcccCCCCACTACCCTGCCTTGCTGACGGTACCCACCTCTGTGGCCCTACCCACTGGTATCTCCATGGACTCGGACACGAAACCGGAGCAGCTGACACCACACAGCCAAGCCCCTGTGACTCAGAACATCACCGTGGTACCAGTGCAGTCTGCTGGGCTCATGACAGCAG GTCCTGGTCTGGTGATAACTTCCCCATCAGGTTCCCTGGTGACCACAGCCTCCTCTGCCCAAACCTTTCCCATCTCGGCTCCTATGATTGTCTCTGCACTACCCCCTGGCTCCCAGGCAGCCCTCCAGGTGGTTCCTGACCTGTCCAAGAAAGGGACAACCACCCTCTCCGAaggtggtgggggtggtgggggtgggggagttGCCCCCAAACCACCCCGGGGCCGGAAGAAGAAGCGATTGCAGGAGTCGGGGCTGCCGGAGATGAGTGACCCCTTTGTGCTGTCAAACGAGGATGATGAGGACCAGCACAAGGATGGCAAGACATACAG tAGTTCCGTGAGCAGCGGAACTAATGAAGCCTGGTTTCCAGCGGCTCTCTCCTGTGTGGATTCTCTGATGTCTAATCAAGG GTGCCGGATGTGTTCGCTGACCTTCTACTCCAAGTCGGAGATGCAGATCCACTCCAAGTCCCATACGGAGACAAAGCCACACAAGTGTCCTCACTGCTCCAAGAGCTTCGCCAACAGCTCCTACCTGGCCCAGCACATTCGCATCCACTCAGGGGCCAAGCCCTACACGTGCAGCTACTGCCAGAAGGCCTTCCGCCAGCTttcccacctgcagcagcacacacG GATCCACTCCAAGCTCCACACGGCGATTGTCAAGCCGCACAAGTGTCCTCACTGCTCCAAGAGCTTCGCCAACACATCCTACCTGGCCCAGCACCTCCGCATCCACTCGGGGGCCAAGCCCTACACCTGCCGCTACTGCCAGAAGGCCTTCCGCCAGCTctcccacctgcagcagcacacacG TATCCACACTGGGGACCGACCCTACAAATGCGCTCACCCTGGGTGTGAAAAGGCTTTCACCCAGCTTTCCAACCTGCAG TCCCACAGACGGCAGCacaacaaagacaaacctttcAAGTGCCACAACTGCCACCGTGCGTACACGGATGCCGCCTCATTGGAGGTACACCTGGCTACGCACACGGTGAAACACGCCAAGGTCTACACCTGCTCCATCTGCAGCCGGGCCTACACCTCG GAGACGTACCTGATGAAGCACATGCGGAAACACAACATCCCTGACCCACAGCAGCAGGTGGTTCAGGCGCAAGCCCAGgcctctcagcagcagcagcacttccagccgcagggtgggggggcagcagggggcCCTTCTGGAGACACTAACCAACCCAACCCTCCCCCCCAGTGCTCCTTTGACCTGACCCCTTACAAGACTTCAGAGCATCACAAGGACATCTGCCTCACTGTCAGCACCAGCGCCATCCAAGTGGAGCACCTCTCCAGCTCCTAG